In Papaver somniferum cultivar HN1 chromosome 9, ASM357369v1, whole genome shotgun sequence, the genomic stretch AACACGATGATCAAACTTTTTTTAATAGGACGATCATCAAACTAATCATCACGGTTTTTGATGATTCATCCTTCTAAACTAAATAACTATATTTTAGGAGATTTTAGAtatgatatatattttctttctttttctaaaattaaagattagaTTTagataaaagaaaaactaaatttATTAAGTAGAAAACGTCCCTTTTGAAATAACCAATAGGGTTGTTTTGttttgtgcacactctttaaaggagtgtgcacaaaattggactccaCTTTATGTTTATCggttcaaaactagtcataaaacaccaaggtgaccaaattagtgatacaaaaactccaaccaTATGTTGAGAGTTATAAGAACTCCATTTCCCCAAAAAGtaatacaaaaactccaaatccAAAATAATAATCTAAATTAGATCTTTTTCTAATTCAGAAATACCAGGCTTACCCTTTTttatgcttttctttgtacgagataTTAATTCCCCAATCTCTCTTAAACTCTCAAACCACCACTGAAACCAGTACCGCGTCTATATCTTTCATTAACACCATCGCCGCCTCCTTCACCAACAGCAACACCTCAACCTCCTACTCTTGCACCACTACTAAACCCACTGCAATATCCTGATCCTCCACCAAAATCACCTCCACAACTCCTCTTCCTACCATTACACCTcaatcaaacccatttccatgTCCTTATCTACAAGCAAATTCGAAATACATATCTCGATTCAACGAAGATTGGGTATTAATTTTTTGAGTTAAATCGATTTGTATCAATGATGATGACGGTGGTGGTACTCCAAATCATATAATTTTACTGAACCTCCTAATCCTCCTCTTCCGATCCAACCTTCAATTTCTGACCATCTCCGAGAATCACTAAACAAAAAGTTGAATCACAATGATgatatatcattatcatcatcatcatcatctattgTTTGATTTGAAGAAATTTCACCTCAACCTCAACTATTACAAGAGGTGCGtatttcattttagggtttttttgtatCTAATTTCCAACCAGAATCTGATTTCTAAAGAATTTGGTTTTAATTTTATGAATATCAGCTTTCAAAAGATTAACATCGGTATGAATACCTGATGGTGCTGGAATTCGGCCTCTTGTATGGAAGGTAAgcagttttcttttgattttttaggTTAAAAATTGAATGAATTTTGAGTTGGGTTTTTACAACAATTAAggtaaataaaaatgaattttatcTATTTATATGAGAAGAAATGTTTTGTTGTAAATGTAGTTGGAGATGTGTTGAGATCATATGAAACAACAACTGCATCACTAGTGTGGTCTGATGAGGTTTACAAGCGAAGCGAAGTGAAGATTTAGTCATGTATGGGTAGACCTTATAGTCATATGGAGATGTATTTTGCCTATTTGACTGTTCTGAATGGGATTTCTGTATATAACTCTTCTGCTATTTAGATTTATGATGTATTTAAAttctattttctttatatttgcTCCAAACTTATACAACGGTATATAGAATGTGGAACAGACTTCCACCTAATGTTGCTAGCAACTAGTAACCATAGGTAGGGAGAACATGGATGCACTAATCCACTGGATACGTGCTATTGTTGAGGTGAATGGTATTGTAAAATGGTGAATAGGATGTGGGACGAGATGGAGCCTAGTAACTATGAGTGTTTTCTAGCAGGTTCAAATGTGTAGAAACTTTTTATTCTCATCGTGGAAATCCAAAATTGGTTTTTGCGCAGTTTTTTCTTCCTGATTAGTGTTTTTTTTGGTGCAGCATATGTTTAGTTGCAGTCCTCAACGTGTGGCTGCTTGTTAGTTATGTGTTTACCAAGTTGAGTGATTCATTAATAGATACTTGTGAAATGATTTGTTTGTTTCAATAGTTGAGACCTCTGTGTGTGTCCATGCCTTACAATATTTGTGCGAGTTTcaagttattttttttataaaccaACACAGGTTATTGGTATTGGTGTGGTCAAACATAATGAATCATAGTTTGCaatttttcttgcagttgaattCTGACGAAACCAATTACGGTTTCAtcctatttatgatgaaaccgaaAATTGGttccatcgtatttatgatgaaaccataattggttccaTCTAATCTTGTCCTTActtaaattgaattttttttatgagtTTGAATTGTTGTTGTGCTTGATAATggattagatgtatgctaggatttgTTACATGAAATTGAAGAAAGGGCCTGAAAATGGTTAGTTTTTGTATGTGCATATAGGCTCAGGAGTGGGATACTTGCTCTGTTGGATGTCATTTTGGACATAAAAGTGGAGATGATAAGACGCCGGATGCTTCATTTGGTCAACCTGGTAATGGAGTGCCTGGGATTCTTCGGACAGTGGAGTCATCGCATTATTATTCAGAGAATAACGTTGCTCCGGCACGAGAGTGGGTAAGCACAATCCAAAATGTATTTTTAGAAATAAGATTGATGCACTAGCTAGTCTTGTTAGTTTGATAGTTCAGACTTTAGACGATGAAAATTTGCAAGATTGTGGATATATGTGAGGCGCTGAATTAGAAGTAATCTCCTTTGTGACTTGATAACCGttccagtaagcattaaatgaacACTGCTAAATTGAAAATATCTATTTAGCGTTCACAGGCATCCCTACAAGTCTTAATTTTAGGCTACAAAAGTTAACCTTAGCACATCATAATGAAACTACTGGCGAGTAACCATCTTTGACATCAACTGTGTCTTATTGTTGTTACCACTCCAGAACTATCAAGAGTTGCTAAAGACTAACGTTTGTTATAATTTCTTTTGTATTAGGAAAGGGTTTAAAGTTGTAATGACAACTAGTCTCTCATCAGATGTTCCTGTTGGTTATTTTTCGTGGGCTGAGTATGACATTATGGCACCCTTACAACCAGAGATAGAAAAGGCCCTTGCGTCTGCCTTCATTTCCGACTGTGGTGCCCGAAACTTCCTTTTGCAGGCCCTTGAGAtgcttgagaagtcaaatattccAATACATTCCTATAGTGGTTGCCATCGGAACCGTAATGGAGGTAGAAATCATACATATTACTCTGTATATCGTATCCCATTTTGGTGCCTTATTTTGAAACTTTTGTCCAGCTCCTAGGTGGGGTTTATAAAATCATGTTAGAATTATATGCTTAGTATTGTCTGGTTGGCTTGTGAAGAGTTTTTAATTCTATTAGAGACATAGACCACAAAAGTTTAATTTAGCAACTCCGTAAGTGCATGCTACAGTTACAACATTTATATTATTATTCGACAACCTAGCATGTATCTTCTATTGCCTGTTGTTGCTAATAGATAATAGTTTGTTGAGGCTCTTGACGACTAAAATAGGATACCTGTTTTTAGCAATAAACTTTGCACCTGCAATGTCAAATCTCTTGATATATAGTGGTCATGTTTGCTTAACTATTCACCAATCACGTCAAGCTTTCTAGATGTTCATATGGGTATCTTTTGTTATTCATAGtgtacaattaaataataaactttCTAGGACATATAAGTTAGTAGACAAGGAAACTTTTTTTAGGTGATCAACTTGATTTTCGATTGGTGATCAACTTGATTTTGGATTGTCTATTGAGAATTTACTTTTTGTTCATTCTTGAGTATTTAAGTTGTATCACTGCTTGCTAACATTAATTCACTTTGTTGCAGGATGACACTCGGTTcgcaccaattatggtttcatcttatttatgatgaaactaaaaccagtttcatcgtatttatgatgaaaccaaaaccgGTTTATGATAAAACCAAAACcggtttatgatgaaaccaaatttggtttcatctaatttttggtcggtggtggtggacGGTCGTGGTGCTTGTGgcggtggtgctggttttgggcggtggtcggcggtggtggtcggcggtggtggtcagcggcggcggtggtggccgGTGGTCGATGGCGGAGGTGGTGGTTGGCTgcggcggtggtcggtggcggcgccTGTGGGCGGTGGTGGTGCCGGTGGCGGTGCGGCAtgtgttggcggtggtggtgattttggtcggtggcggcgatgtgtggtggtcggtggcggcggcgatgtgtggtggtcggtggcggcggcgccAGTGGTGGTGGTTGCGGCGGTGGCGGTCAGTGGTAGTGGCACGGTGGTGGTGCTGCTGTGGTGTGTTGTTGTGagaatataataaaaattaaagatggagttgatttttaggtttttttgggTGATTTAAATTAGAAGGGTAATATtgacagtttatgttaaatgcGGTTTTTGTGAATAGTTTGTTTTATTGGAGTTTTTGTACATAAATAGTGACACCTATGGGATTATAACTCGGGGCCTGTTATCAGTTTATGCTCTTGCGGAATCCAAGGATAAAGGTAAACCTTAGTTAAAAGCTATGTAACACTGATGAAATGGATAACTGTTGCCCCTGGATCAAAGAGCGAGCACACtcaaaacagagatacaactaaATCTAACACGCGAGCACACtcaaaacagagatacaactaaATCTAACACctaatccaatggatttgatgGTGGACAAATAGAAGAACATATTCTTTAATGATCTTTCCACCTCACTATGTTTTTCCTTTTATGTTTGTGGTTTTGCTTTGAGAGAGAAAAGGGGCTGGTGTTGTGTGATATCTATCCACAAATAGTCTAGTCTTGAGGGAATCTCTTACTAACTTCAATGCAATATGGGTACCTTTAAAAAGCTGTATGTCCTCTTCTCCACTACCGGCCATCGCTCTCTCACTCTCTCGGATCAGTAAAGGAGAGAGCATATTTATGGGTATGTGTTGCTTATCACAGCTTAGTATAGTGGATTAAGCGAAGAACACTGATAGTCAAGTCAatatattctcttcttctttaggTCCATGTCACATTTTGAAATTAGTCAAACCTTCACAAAATTATTTGTTTCATTCTATCATGTTATGTGTACAGCAAAACACTGAGTCTTGTTATTAGGAGGGAAAAAACGGATTGAGGAGGGAAAGATTTTATCAAATTCTAGTCAACAATCGGTCAaaataaaatattgatgaaaataaataATCTTTTTTGAAATACCCAACCTACCCTTAATAAACTTCCATCATATTATATTAGTATTCATCTTTTCGtctaggaaaagaaaaaaagaaaagaaaaaaccctaACATTTTCAAGTGCGAATTTTCAAAATTGCAACATGGTACACGAAGATCTCATTAACTACCAAAGATATCAAGAATACCACTTTCAATGTACAGGATTAGTGAATCACTCATACATTAATGGGCGATTAAGTTTATACCATGATCTTCAAAGGATTAGTTAGTTTATAGCCTGATCTTCACGTGATTAATTGGAAAAAACTTTATGTCGTAGTCGGTGGTGTATCTACCATGTACAATCtgtcggagaagaagaagattgaagcTTTTCCGTACGTTCTTACTTAAGAGTTGTTTGTTTGGTAAACCTAACACTAACTGCAATTAAAATCAGGGACATTATAGGCATTTCATCGTTCCTTAAAAAAGTCGATCCCTACTTAAAATTTTTAATTCCCTCCTCCTAATCCTTTCCTCCTCGTATCCATTCTTTCCCTCTTAATAACAagactccaaaacactccatgctaAAACTCGAACACAACACATTACAATAAGACGCGTCACATCATTTTAGCTTAGTATGATCTGTTATACAAGACTAATCGCACATCGGCACAACATTAGCACGCGGCACGGTATGCACGCCGCATAACACAAACACATAGACTAAATAAAAACGTCATGACATGCACATAACACTACACAACACGGTATGAACTTTCAAACTTAATGCATTTTCAcaattatattttttctttttagccAATGTTTGATGTTTTACATTACTATGTTGATTTATTCTATAATAATGCATATAATATCTGAGCATCTGAATATAttttatgttgaaaacataaaataagtgtgccgacacaacacaacacaaaataATTCTCCTGAAACTCTGGCATAAAATAACACGACATGCAATATCCTAAGCGTGTGTGACTTCATGGGCCGGGTAGTGCTGGGTTGGCATGTTTTATACATCTATGTACAGACTtaacatgattttgggtttgAGTGGAATAGATTTGTGTTTAGaatagggaaaattaggcgcatgtccaaaaaaaaatattctcattgtcatgcccataattaattttaggtaccgtgacacccataattatttcactgacacccataattatataaaattattaaaaatgtctgcataaaggattatgcatccgcatgacgggttatgcatcaggggtataattggcaacgcaacttggatataacatatctaaaaatccgcaccttagaattttacaaattttatatcgttggaaatctttttaagagagctacgcaacgaatacaaacaagaatatcaaatttttgtttttcacgaaaaaatcggaggtgatcatcattttaggcaaaattttcgaaaacttgatacattatgcagccaccaaaaaagatgcataacacattctgccgacgcataacgaattatgcaaccattttctccactgcataacaaattatgtatttggttatgcatctataacaagttatgtaaccattgttttggttgattttagcgcgtacataaaaaaattgatgcataatgcagtatgcatccatatttacggatgcatatcaggttatgcatctattttctcgatgcataaaagattgtgcaacaatttctcgatgcataatgcattatgcggtcatattttcggatgcataacaggttatgcatccattttcacgactgcataacatgttatgtagatattattgtaggtgcatgacaagttatgcagccttattttttgttggtttcgatactaagaaaaaagtagctgcataacgtgttatgcaaccgttttctgaactgcataacaagttatgcaaaaaaaaaaactgcagaacgtgttatgcaaccaatttcgagaatgcataacaagttatacaacaaattttgtagatgcgtaacctgttatgcatcattattcacacctccattttcttttaaatgtaCGTCACACACACACCAAACCCATTTGCACTTCCATCTCCTTTACCTTGCCACTGCAACATCCTTTTAGCTCCATTTTTTTTGAAATGCATAACCCATTGAAAC encodes the following:
- the LOC113312785 gene encoding glycoprotein 3-alpha-L-fucosyltransferase A-like, whose translation is MDALIHWIRAIVEAQEWDTCSVGCHFGHKSGDDKTPDASFGQPGNGVPGILRTVESSHYYSENNVAPAREKGFKVVMTTSLSSDVPVGYFSWAEYDIMAPLQPEIEKALASAFISDCGARNFLLQALEMLEKSNIPIHSYSGCHRNRNGG